The following coding sequences are from one Paenibacillus sp. JDR-2 window:
- the msrA gene encoding peptide-methionine (S)-S-oxide reductase MsrA produces the protein MVNSNQRTEMATFAGGCFWCMVQPFDKLPGIDSVVSGYTGGHTINPTYEEVGTETTGHVEAVQITFQPELFPYERLLDIYWQLIDPTDHGGQFLDRGSSYRTAIFVHNEEQRKKAESSKQALQKSKRFKKPILTEILPAMPFYPAEDEHQDYYNTHRRSYNLYHEGSGRKEFFERSWNTMKDKDQLRQQLTELQYNVTQNRDTEPAFQNAYWNNEREGLYVDVINGDPLFSSRDKYDAGTGWPTFSKPIEEGWIRKESDLSNGQVRTALRSRISKSHLGHLVQDRNQPQYRINSASLRFIPVEQFETEGYGRYIPFFT, from the coding sequence ATGGTTAACTCAAATCAGAGAACGGAGATGGCTACATTTGCGGGAGGCTGTTTCTGGTGCATGGTACAGCCGTTCGACAAACTTCCCGGGATTGATTCGGTCGTTTCCGGTTATACGGGCGGCCATACGATAAATCCGACCTACGAAGAAGTCGGTACGGAAACGACAGGTCATGTCGAAGCTGTTCAAATTACATTTCAGCCGGAGTTGTTTCCTTATGAGCGACTCCTTGATATCTATTGGCAGCTAATTGATCCCACTGATCATGGCGGACAATTTCTGGACCGTGGATCATCATACCGAACCGCGATATTTGTACATAACGAGGAACAGCGCAAGAAGGCAGAATCCTCTAAGCAAGCATTGCAGAAGAGCAAACGATTTAAGAAGCCTATCTTGACCGAGATCTTACCCGCGATGCCATTCTATCCTGCTGAGGATGAGCATCAGGATTATTACAATACGCACCGCAGATCCTACAATTTGTATCATGAAGGCAGCGGACGAAAAGAATTCTTCGAACGAAGTTGGAATACGATGAAAGACAAAGATCAACTGCGTCAGCAGTTAACGGAGCTGCAATATAACGTTACACAGAATAGGGATACAGAACCTGCGTTTCAGAACGCATATTGGAATAACGAACGCGAGGGGCTTTATGTCGATGTCATAAACGGCGATCCGTTGTTCAGCTCCAGGGACAAGTACGATGCCGGAACCGGCTGGCCGACCTTCTCAAAGCCAATCGAAGAGGGCTGGATTCGGAAAGAATCCGACCTAAGCAACGGTCAGGTGCGAACGGCGCTTCGCAGCCGCATATCCAAGTCGCATTTGGGTCACTTAGTCCAAGATCGTAACCAGCCTCAGTACCGCATCAATTCCGCTTCTTTACGCTTTATTCCGGTAGAGCAGTTTGAGACGGAAGGGTACGGCCGCTATATACCCTTTTTTACATAA
- a CDS encoding Gfo/Idh/MocA family protein — translation MRTVKIGIIGCGMIANGKHMPSLAKVEQAEMVAFCDLIEERAREAAEKYGAPGARVFTDYNQLLAMEEIEVIHVLTPNISHAEISIAAMEAGKHVMCEKPMAKTGAEAKAMYEAHVRTGKKLTVGYQNRSKAQSQLLKKMIENDELGDIYYAKAVATRRRGVPTWGVFLDKEKQGGGPMIDIGTHSLDLILWLMNNYEPESVVGSVFHKLKHTENAANEWGSWNPKEFEVEDSAFGYVKFKNGAVVSIETSWALNVAKTEGSYLCGTKGGADFNGGLRINGERDGSLFLNVIDVDPKARERFRGEDLTDFEYEAKQWIDCIVNDAEPLVKPEEAMIVSAILEAVYISAETGKPVFFD, via the coding sequence ATGCGTACAGTCAAGATAGGTATCATCGGATGCGGCATGATCGCGAACGGTAAGCATATGCCAAGCTTGGCCAAAGTAGAACAGGCAGAGATGGTTGCATTCTGCGATCTGATCGAGGAACGCGCGCGCGAAGCCGCCGAGAAGTACGGCGCGCCAGGCGCCCGGGTATTCACGGATTACAATCAACTGCTTGCCATGGAAGAAATCGAGGTCATTCATGTTCTAACGCCGAATATCTCGCATGCTGAGATTTCGATCGCGGCCATGGAAGCCGGGAAGCATGTCATGTGCGAGAAGCCGATGGCAAAGACCGGTGCCGAAGCGAAAGCCATGTATGAGGCCCATGTCCGGACGGGCAAGAAGCTGACGGTCGGCTACCAAAACCGGAGCAAGGCGCAGTCCCAACTACTGAAGAAAATGATTGAGAACGACGAGCTTGGCGATATATATTATGCTAAAGCGGTTGCCACCAGACGAAGGGGCGTCCCCACATGGGGCGTATTTCTGGATAAGGAGAAGCAGGGCGGAGGTCCGATGATCGATATCGGCACCCACTCTCTGGATCTCATCCTCTGGCTGATGAACAATTACGAGCCGGAAAGCGTCGTGGGCAGCGTCTTCCACAAATTAAAGCATACGGAGAACGCGGCGAATGAGTGGGGTTCCTGGAATCCGAAGGAATTCGAAGTAGAGGATTCGGCCTTCGGCTATGTGAAATTCAAGAACGGCGCCGTCGTTTCGATCGAAACCAGCTGGGCGCTCAATGTCGCCAAGACGGAAGGATCGTATTTGTGCGGCACGAAAGGCGGAGCGGATTTCAACGGCGGCCTGCGAATCAACGGAGAGCGGGACGGCAGCCTGTTCCTGAACGTCATCGACGTGGATCCGAAGGCGAGGGAACGCTTCAGAGGCGAGGATCTAACGGATTTCGAGTACGAAGCCAAGCAATGGATCGACTGCATCGTGAACGATGCGGAGCCGCTCGTGAAGCCTGAAGAGGCGATGATTGTTTCGGCGATTCTCGAGGCGGTCTATATCTCCGCCGAAACCGGGAAACCGGTCTTCTTCGACTGA